The Hippoglossus hippoglossus isolate fHipHip1 chromosome 19, fHipHip1.pri, whole genome shotgun sequence genome has a segment encoding these proteins:
- the LOC117753217 gene encoding phospholipase B-like 1 isoform X1: MERMCVLLSTLAASVQTHQLREATVNWDAAQKSVILKEGVMETDGGAYGYFNDTLLLSGWGVLEIRAGYGGIPQEDETTFFLAGYLEGYLTAGQMFTHYSNMYPQLIKNESVLNPLKTFLSTQDRWAREQVKLKRNRDPLWKHLGLILAQLDGLHAGAAQWAKGRHREPLSAFAVQFLNGVGDLLDLVPALTARANSSAGGGTFRMPGMGHCTALIKVLPGFENLLFGHSSWYTYAATTRIYKHWDFKVIDTHTATGMMSFSSYPGFLMSLDDFYLLGSGLLMTQTSIGVFNASLFSQLGPRSLLAWQRVRLANSLAHSGEEWAQVFSKHNSGTYNSQYMVLDLSRVSLGHSIRNGALIVVEQIPGKVMHSDQTQALRRGYWPSYNIPFHVEIYNLSGYGVMWKRYGVDFSYDLCPRAKILRRDQAKVSNLKSLKHIMRYNNYKRDPYSKGHPCKTICCRNDLRPMRPRPGGCYDTKVTDYQMALQLVAEAINGPTTQGGLQPFSWQSFNLTTHQGLPHTYNFPFVVMRPALHQP, translated from the exons ATGGAGAGAATGTGCGTGCTGCTGAGCACCCTGGCTGCATCAGTGCAAACCCACC AGCTCAGAGAGGCCACCGTGAACTGGGATGCTGCCCAGAAAAGTGTGATCCTGAAGGAGGGGGTGATGGAGACAGATGGGGGAGCGTACGGATACTTCAATGAtactctgctcctctctggaTGGGGCGTGTTGGAAATCCGCGCAGGTTATGGAGGAATCCCACAGGAAGACGAGACCACCTTCTTCCTGGCTGGTTACCTGGAGGGTTACCTCACTGCTGG ACAGATGTTCACTCATTACTCCAACATGTACCCTCAGCTGATTAAGAATGAGAGCGTTCTGAATCCACTGAAGACGTTTTTGAG CACGCAGGACCGGTGGGCCAGGGAGCAGGTGAAACTTAAGAGAAACCGTGACCCCCTGTGGAAGCATCTGGGACTGATCCTGGCCCAGCTGGACGGACTCCATGCCGGAGCTGCACAGTGGGCCAaaggcagacacagagag CCTCTGTCAGCGTTTGCGGTCCAGTTTCTGAATGGCGTCGGTGACCTCCTGGACCTGGTCCCGGCTCTGACAGCTCGCGCCAACTCCTCAGCGGGGGGCGGCACTTTCAGGATGCCAGGAATGGGCCACTGCACTGCTCTCATAAAG GTGCTGCCAGGCTTTGAGAACCTGCTGTTCGGCCACTCTAGCTGGTACACTTACGCAGCCACCACGCGCATCTACAAACACTGGGACTTCAAGgtcattgacacacacactgccactgGAATGATGTCGTTCAGCAGCTATCCtg GCTTCCTGATGTCCCTGGACGACTTCTACCTGCTCGGGAGCGGCCTCCTAATGACTCAGACATCCATCGGCGTGTTCAACGCTTCCCTGTTCTCCCAGCTTGGCCCTCGCAGCCTGCTGGCCTGGCAGAGGGTGCGCCTGGCCAACAGCCTGGCGCACAGCGGAGAGGAGTGGGCACAAGTTTTCTCCAAACACAACTCAG GTACATATAACAGCCAGTACATGGTGTTGGACCTGAGCAGGGTCTCTCTGGGTCACAGCATCCGGAACGGAGCTCTCATTGTGGTGGAGCAGATCCCTGGGAAGGTGATGCACTCCGATCAGACTCAAGCTCTACGCAGAG GTTATTGGCCATCCTACAACATACCATTTCACGTTGAAATCTACAACCTGAGTGGGTACGGCGTGATGTGGAAGAGATACGGAGTGGACTTCTCTTACGACCTCTGTCCCCGAGCCAAAATCCTCCGCAGGGACCAGGCCAAGGTGTCGAACCTCAAGTCCCTCAAACACATCATGAGATACAACA ACTACAAGAGAGACCCCTACTCTAAGGGCCATCCATGTAAGACCATCTGTTGCCGTAACGACCTGAGACCAATGAGGCCACGCCCGGGAGGTTGCTATGACACTAAG GTGACAGACTACCAGATGGCTCTGCAGCTGGTCGCGGAGGCAATAAATGGCCCCACGACACAAGGGGGTCTGCAGCCGTTCTCGTGGCAGTCCTTCAACCTCACAACTCATCAGGGTCTCCCGCACACCTACAATTTCCCCTTCGTCGTCATGAGGCCCGCACTGCACCAGCCCTGA
- the LOC117753217 gene encoding phospholipase B-like 1 isoform X2: protein MGRVGNPRRLWRNPTGRRDHLLPGWLPGGLPHCWMFTHYSNMYPQLIKNESVLNPLKTFLSTQDRWAREQVKLKRNRDPLWKHLGLILAQLDGLHAGAAQWAKGRHREPLSAFAVQFLNGVGDLLDLVPALTARANSSAGGGTFRMPGMGHCTALIKVLPGFENLLFGHSSWYTYAATTRIYKHWDFKVIDTHTATGMMSFSSYPGFLMSLDDFYLLGSGLLMTQTSIGVFNASLFSQLGPRSLLAWQRVRLANSLAHSGEEWAQVFSKHNSGTYNSQYMVLDLSRVSLGHSIRNGALIVVEQIPGKVMHSDQTQALRRGYWPSYNIPFHVEIYNLSGYGVMWKRYGVDFSYDLCPRAKILRRDQAKVSNLKSLKHIMRYNNYKRDPYSKGHPCKTICCRNDLRPMRPRPGGCYDTKVTDYQMALQLVAEAINGPTTQGGLQPFSWQSFNLTTHQGLPHTYNFPFVVMRPALHQP, encoded by the exons aTGGGGCGTGTTGGAAATCCGCGCAGGTTATGGAGGAATCCCACAGGAAGACGAGACCACCTTCTTCCTGGCTGGTTACCTGGAGGGTTACCTCACTGCTGG ATGTTCACTCATTACTCCAACATGTACCCTCAGCTGATTAAGAATGAGAGCGTTCTGAATCCACTGAAGACGTTTTTGAG CACGCAGGACCGGTGGGCCAGGGAGCAGGTGAAACTTAAGAGAAACCGTGACCCCCTGTGGAAGCATCTGGGACTGATCCTGGCCCAGCTGGACGGACTCCATGCCGGAGCTGCACAGTGGGCCAaaggcagacacagagag CCTCTGTCAGCGTTTGCGGTCCAGTTTCTGAATGGCGTCGGTGACCTCCTGGACCTGGTCCCGGCTCTGACAGCTCGCGCCAACTCCTCAGCGGGGGGCGGCACTTTCAGGATGCCAGGAATGGGCCACTGCACTGCTCTCATAAAG GTGCTGCCAGGCTTTGAGAACCTGCTGTTCGGCCACTCTAGCTGGTACACTTACGCAGCCACCACGCGCATCTACAAACACTGGGACTTCAAGgtcattgacacacacactgccactgGAATGATGTCGTTCAGCAGCTATCCtg GCTTCCTGATGTCCCTGGACGACTTCTACCTGCTCGGGAGCGGCCTCCTAATGACTCAGACATCCATCGGCGTGTTCAACGCTTCCCTGTTCTCCCAGCTTGGCCCTCGCAGCCTGCTGGCCTGGCAGAGGGTGCGCCTGGCCAACAGCCTGGCGCACAGCGGAGAGGAGTGGGCACAAGTTTTCTCCAAACACAACTCAG GTACATATAACAGCCAGTACATGGTGTTGGACCTGAGCAGGGTCTCTCTGGGTCACAGCATCCGGAACGGAGCTCTCATTGTGGTGGAGCAGATCCCTGGGAAGGTGATGCACTCCGATCAGACTCAAGCTCTACGCAGAG GTTATTGGCCATCCTACAACATACCATTTCACGTTGAAATCTACAACCTGAGTGGGTACGGCGTGATGTGGAAGAGATACGGAGTGGACTTCTCTTACGACCTCTGTCCCCGAGCCAAAATCCTCCGCAGGGACCAGGCCAAGGTGTCGAACCTCAAGTCCCTCAAACACATCATGAGATACAACA ACTACAAGAGAGACCCCTACTCTAAGGGCCATCCATGTAAGACCATCTGTTGCCGTAACGACCTGAGACCAATGAGGCCACGCCCGGGAGGTTGCTATGACACTAAG GTGACAGACTACCAGATGGCTCTGCAGCTGGTCGCGGAGGCAATAAATGGCCCCACGACACAAGGGGGTCTGCAGCCGTTCTCGTGGCAGTCCTTCAACCTCACAACTCATCAGGGTCTCCCGCACACCTACAATTTCCCCTTCGTCGTCATGAGGCCCGCACTGCACCAGCCCTGA